From the Glandiceps talaboti chromosome 12, keGlaTala1.1, whole genome shotgun sequence genome, one window contains:
- the LOC144443032 gene encoding chondroitin sulfate synthase 1-like, with product MAKLMCERLLLRGQRRRLLTVRNFRNLFVGFLFGLFMGTFISRDEQMAWNEYARDSLGILYTMPTNSPKVDNFIYVGVMTTANYLSTRAVAINLTWADTIPGTVEYYPGIEAKTIETDLPLVMLPGVDDSYPPMKKAFMLLKYIHDNFIDKYEWFMRADDDVYIKGIKLEKFLRSINSSQVHYIGQSGQGSPDNPANMYSWENFCIGGPGVIFSRETLKKLVSNIGYVIKNLYTIHDDVEIGRAVKMLANIDCTWSYEMHQLFFHNHSSPDDSFKGDLQNAQVHRAITLHPIKTIQNLYRMDSHVRHQDIQELNLKAAKLKREILLMDELMNKHRDKEMVSLGDIKHGTPYITRNYSEVLPWEFIAPYGYSTWANEQPRHALTRAYLSELGNATSQYIDLISENAAFNVMGLHKFLNGYRSVNPKFGTSYQLHLQLKKMRSASGKIMGSTTQHHIYLYRPFGKVEFTEETINQHHLNVNDNDDERVSTEQFSHVTVHVVVPLAGRFDTFKRFMINFEKVFLQNRNIKLAVVLYEDSSEEMPFSDIIKAFREQYVEADIRLIHGEGEFTRGRALTLGAAQFPDDALLFFVDVDLLISHETITRCRRNNIRGKQVYYPGMFSMYNPSIVHKNTAGATPKRNISKELGFYIDFSFGMVCAYNSDFKSVGGFDLNITGWGAEDVDLFDKFVVSDLNIFRAFDIDLIHPYHAKVCDTKLKPDQYEMCLGSKSTIFANTAQLSNLVQWRRMYV from the exons ATGGCGAAGTTAATGTGCGAAAGGCTGTTGTTGCGAGGGCAACGTCGTAGATTGTTGACCGTACGTAATTTTCGAAACTTGTTCGTTGGATTTCTCTTTGGTTTATTTATGGGTACTTTCATTAGTCGTGATGAACAAATGGCATGGAACGAGTACGCGAGAGACAGTCTAGGTATACTGTATACTATGCCAACGAATTCCCCAAAAGTGGACAATTTTATCTACGTTGGTGTTATGACAACAGCTAACTATCTTTCAACTCGTGCTGTTGCCATTAACTTGACATGGGCGGACACAATACCAGGAACAGTGGAATACTACCCTGGGATAGAAGCCAAAACGATTGAAACCGATTTACCACTCGTCATGCTGCCCGGAGTTGATGACAGCTACCCACCAATGAAGAAGGCATTTATGCTGTTAAAGTACATTCACGATAACTTCATAGATAAATACGAGTGGTTTATGCGTGCTGATGATGATGTTTATATCAAAGGTATTAAACTGGAGAAGTTTTTACGGTCAATTAATAGTTCACAGGTCCACTACATAGGGCAGTCTGGCCAAGGTAGTCCAGACAATCCTGCTAATATGTACTCATGGGAAAACTTTTGCATTGGCGGGCCTGGTGTTATATTCAGTCGAGAAACATTGAAAAAACTTGTGTCAAATATTGGTTACGTCATAAAGAACTTGTATACAATTCATGATGATGTTGAAATCGGTCGGGCTGTGAAAATGCTTGCAAATATCGACTGCACATGGTCTTACGAG ATGCATCAACTATTCTTTCACAACCATTCCTCGCCCGATGATTCATTCAAAGGAGACCTGCAAAACGCCCAGGTACACAGAGCCATTACGTTGCACCCcatcaaaactattcaaaacttATACAGGATGGATTCTCACGTACGACATCAAGATATCcaagaattgaatttgaaagcAGCCAAACTAAAGAGAGAAATACTACTGATGgatgaattaatgaataaacATCGCGACAAAGAGATGGTCAGCTTAGGGGACATCAAGCATGGAACCCCGTACATCACAAGAAATTACTCGGAAGTTCTACCATGGGAGTTTATTGCTCCTTATGGCTATTCCACCTGGGCTAACGAACAACCTCGCCATGCACTTACGAGAGCTTATTTATCTGAACTTGGTAATGCTACCTCCcaatatattgatttaataAGTGAAAATGCTGCCTTTAATGTTATGGGGCTTCACAAATTCCTAAACGGCTATAGGAGTGTTAACCCCAAATTTGGAACATCGTATCAACTACACTTACAACTTAAGAAAATGCGAAGCGCTAGTGGAAAAATTATGGGCAGTACCACACAACACCACATTTATCTGTACCGACCGTTCGGCAAAGTGGAGTTCACTGAAGAAACGATCAACCAACATCATCTCAATGTTAATGACAACGATGATGAAAGGGTTTCAACTGAGCAATTCTCCCATGTCACCGTTCATGTTGTGGTGCCATTGGCTGGTAGATTCGATACGTTCAAAAGATTCATGATAAATTTCGAGAAAGTATTCCTACAAaacagaaacatcaaattgGCCGTTGTTCTGTACGAAGATTCTTCTGAAGAAATGCCCTTTAGTGATATTATCAAAGCATTTAGAGAACAATATGTTGAAGCAGACATTCGGTTGATACATGGCGAGGGGGAATTTACTCGTGGACGTGCACTAACCTTAGGTGCTGCTCAATTTCCAGATGATGCCTTACTTTTCTTCGTTGATGTAGATCTCCTTATATCGCATGAAACTATCACTCGTTGTCGTAGAAACAATATAAGGGGAAAACAAGTATATTACCCCGGTATGTTTAGTATGTATAATCCGAGTATAGTACATAAGAACACAGCGGGTGCCACGCccaaaagaaatatatcaaaagaACTTGGTTTTTACATTGACTTCTCCTTCGGAATGGTATGTGCGTACAACAGTGACTTCAAGTCAGTAGGGGGATTCGACCTTAATATTACCGGATGGGGAGCAGAAGATGTTGATCTCTTTGATAAGTTTGTTGTTAGTGATTTGAACATCTTCCGTGCATTTGACATTGATCTCATACATCCATATCATGCTAAAGTTTGTGATACCAAACTTAAACCTGACCAATACGAGATGTGTTTGGGATCTAAGTCTACAATCTTTGCTAATACTGCCCAGCTATCAAATTTGGTCCAATGGCGAAGAATGTATGTTTGA